The genomic region GAGGAACCCGAGTTCTCGCGCGATGCCCATGTTGCGCACCATCGAACGCCCCACGAATGAGACCTTCCGGCCCAGCGCCACGCCGGCGTCGATGATCTGCTGCACCCGGTCGACATTGGACGCGAAGCACGCCACGATCACCCGACCGTCGGCGCCGCGGATCAGCCGGTGCAGGGTGGGCCCGATCTCACTTTCGGACGGGCTCACGCCCGGATGCTCGGCGTTGGTCGAGTCGCAGAGGAACAGGTCGACGCCGTCGTCGCCGAGGCGGGACATGCCGGGCAGGTCGGTGGGCCTGCCGTCTAGGGGCATCTGGTCGAGCTTGATGTCACCGGTGGCCAGGACCGTCCCCGCCCCGGTGCGAAGGGCAACCGCCAGACAGCCGGGGATCGAGTGGTTCACCGCGAAGTACTGGCACTCGAAGACGCCGTGCGTGCTGCGCTGACCCTCGGCGACCTCGACCATCACCGGTTTGATCCGATGCTCGCGACACTTCTCGGCGATGAGCGCCAGGGTGAACTTGGAGCCGACGATCGGGATGTCGCGCCGCAGCTTGAGCAGATGTGGGATGGCCCCGATGTGGTCCTCGTGGGCATGCGTGATGACGACGGCCTCGATCTCGTCGAGCCGGTCCTCCACGTGCCGGATATCGGGCAGGATCAGGTCGACGCCGGGCTCATCGTGATTGGGGAACAACACCCCGCAGTCGATGATGAGCAGCCTGCCGAGATGTTCGAAAACGGTCATGTTACGGCCGATTTCGCCGATTCCACCGAGCGCGGTGATACGGAGGCCACCCGGCGCCAGTGGCTTCGGCGGAATCAGCGGTGCGCCGGGGCTGCTCACGTGAGTACCGTGGCCGCGCGCATGTCGGCGGCCAACTCCTCGAGCTGCTGCGCGGTGGCCGGGACCTGCGGCAGGCGGGGGTCCCCCACCTCGACGCCCAGCAATCGCAGCCCCGCCTTGCTCATCGTGACGCCCCCGAGTCTGTGCTGGGCGTTGTTGAGCGGGCCAAGCGTGACGTGGATCTTGCGTGCGGTGGCGATGTCACCGGAGTTGAAGGCGGAGTACATGTCCCGCAACTGGCTCGCCGCGAAGTGACCCCACACGCTGATGAAGCCCGTCGCACCCATCGCCAGCCATGGCAGGTTCAGCGAGTCATCGCCCGAGTAGTACGCGATGCCGGTCTCCGCCATGATCATCGCGCTGCCGTGCAGATCACCCTTGGCGTCCTTGATGGCGGCGATGTTCGGGTGCGCTGCCAGCGATCGAATGGTGTCCCACTCGATCGGGATCGCCGAGCGCGGCGGGATGTCGTAGAGCACGTTGGGCAGGGCGGTCGCATCGGCAACCGCGGTGAAGTGCGCCATCAGGCCCGCCTGCGGCGGCCGTGAGTAGTAGGGCGTCACCACGAGCAGGCCGTGCGCGCCCTCGGCCTCGCACCGCTTGGCCAGGTGCACGCTGTGCGCGGTGTCGTAGGAGCCGGCCCCGGCAATGATGCGGGCGCGGTCGCCGACGGCCTCCAACACCGTGCCGAGCAGGGCCATCTTCTCGTCGTCTGAGGTGGTGGGCGACTCACCTGTGGTGCCGGAGACCACCAGGCCGTCACACCCGGTGTCCACCAGGTGTGTGGCGACCTTTTTGGCCACGGCCAGATCAAGGGAGCCGTCCGGGCCGAACGGCGTCACCATGGCAGTCAGCACGGTGCCCAGACGTGCGCTGACGTCAAATCCACTGGCGGTCACGGGTGTCAAGGTTACCCGCTCGGTCCATCACGTTTGGCAGGGCGGGCGGTGCTCAATCGAGTTCGGTGGGACGCGACAGCCGACCGGGCCCGCCTCCCACGTATGTCCAGTGCGACCAGCGTCCCGCGGCGTGACCACAACCTGGCCGGACTGTGACGGTTGACACGCACGAAACGGTCCGCTATTTTTTTGCATATTGGCCAGTCAAAATACTGAAGGATGATCTGAAATCAACACCGACCAGACGGACCCCCGATCCGAGTGCGTGGTCCCGCTCCGCTGGAGGGATCTGGACCACCAAGGGCACGTGTATCACGCTGCGATGCTGACATTGCTGGATGAGGCACGGACACAATGGATTTCGGAAGCACTACGGCCTGAAGTGCCCGACTCGTATGTCATCGCTAGGGTCGAGTTGGATTACCGTTCGGAACTCCGCAAAGACGACGACGCCGTCGTAGTGACCTTCTGCGTACATCGCGTGGGCAACACCAGCCTGACTCTCGCCGAGTCGGTCAAGTCCCGTGCCAGTGGTGCACTCATCGCCGAAGCGATGACCACCATCGTTCTGTGGGATCGCGTCACCCGCACGCCGCGTCCATTGACGTCAGACGAGCGACAGCGCATTGAACGGTCGCACGACCCGCAGAGCTGACCGCCACGTTCTCACCGACATCGCCCATGCCTGTCTTCGAATCCAGACATTCGGAGACGTTTCGATCAGAAAGCAATCCATGCCGCTGTTCTTTGACGATCTCGAGATCGGCACCAAGTATGTGTCTCGAGGCCGAACGATCACGGAGAGCGACATCGTCGCCTTCGCCGGTATCTCAGGTGATTTCAACCCGCTTCACACCGACGAGATGTGGGTTCGCGAGAACACCGGATTCTCCGGGCGTATCGCGCACGGTCTCCTCATCCTGTCGGTCTCGAGCGGCCTGGCCACGCCCGAGCTGGACGAACTCGAGATCCACGCCTATTTGGAAACGACACGCAAAATGGCGGCGCCGACCTACCCCGGAGACACCGTGAAGGTCATTCAGACCGTCGCCGACCTGCGTTGCAGCTCATCTCGCCCCCGGTCGGGAATCGCCACATTCGACGTTGCGGTCACCAATCAGGACGGCATGACGGTGCAGCAGGGAACAGACATCTATCTCGTGGGAAGAGGGCAAGCGTGAACGCCGCCGTGGCAACGTCCGAGAACGACAGGGTCTACGTCGTGACCGGGGCCGGATCCGGCATCGGCAGGGCCACCGTCCAACTGCTACACAGCGAGGGCAGGCGCGTGGTCCTGGCCGACACCGATTACGCGAGTATCAAAGCACTGGCCGCCGACCTCAATGATTCGCGCGGCGC from Mycolicibacterium sp. YH-1 harbors:
- the dapA gene encoding 4-hydroxy-tetrahydrodipicolinate synthase is translated as MVTPFGPDGSLDLAVAKKVATHLVDTGCDGLVVSGTTGESPTTSDDEKMALLGTVLEAVGDRARIIAGAGSYDTAHSVHLAKRCEAEGAHGLLVVTPYYSRPPQAGLMAHFTAVADATALPNVLYDIPPRSAIPIEWDTIRSLAAHPNIAAIKDAKGDLHGSAMIMAETGIAYYSGDDSLNLPWLAMGATGFISVWGHFAASQLRDMYSAFNSGDIATARKIHVTLGPLNNAQHRLGGVTMSKAGLRLLGVEVGDPRLPQVPATAQQLEELAADMRAATVLT
- a CDS encoding ribonuclease J → MSSPGAPLIPPKPLAPGGLRITALGGIGEIGRNMTVFEHLGRLLIIDCGVLFPNHDEPGVDLILPDIRHVEDRLDEIEAVVITHAHEDHIGAIPHLLKLRRDIPIVGSKFTLALIAEKCREHRIKPVMVEVAEGQRSTHGVFECQYFAVNHSIPGCLAVALRTGAGTVLATGDIKLDQMPLDGRPTDLPGMSRLGDDGVDLFLCDSTNAEHPGVSPSESEIGPTLHRLIRGADGRVIVACFASNVDRVQQIIDAGVALGRKVSFVGRSMVRNMGIARELGFLTVSDDDVIDIGAAEEMPADRVVLITTGTQGEPMAALSRMSRGEHRSITLTAGDLIILSSSLIPGNEEAVYGVIDSLAKIGARVVTNAQARVHVTGHAYAGELMFLYNGVRPSSVMPVHGTWRHLRANAKLAVLSGVPEKNVMLAENGVSVDLVNGAVSIAGAVPVGKMFVDGLVTGDVGESTLGERLTLSSGFIAITLALRRGTGKPAGPPHLHSRGFSEDPKALEPAVRKVEEALESLAAEKVTDPTRIAQAVRRAVGKWVGETYRRQPMIVPTILEVD
- a CDS encoding MaoC/PaaZ C-terminal domain-containing protein; the encoded protein is MPLFFDDLEIGTKYVSRGRTITESDIVAFAGISGDFNPLHTDEMWVRENTGFSGRIAHGLLILSVSSGLATPELDELEIHAYLETTRKMAAPTYPGDTVKVIQTVADLRCSSSRPRSGIATFDVAVTNQDGMTVQQGTDIYLVGRGQA
- a CDS encoding thioesterase family protein, with translation MLTLLDEARTQWISEALRPEVPDSYVIARVELDYRSELRKDDDAVVVTFCVHRVGNTSLTLAESVKSRASGALIAEAMTTIVLWDRVTRTPRPLTSDERQRIERSHDPQS